The following is a genomic window from Aquificota bacterium.
GCACCGCAAAGGCCCTCTCTGTTTTTATAACCAATCTGGCTTCACCATACATGCCCGGCTTTAGATCGCCCTTTGGGTTGGAAAGCTTTGCCTTTATGGTTATAAGCCTGCTGCTATCCGCCACAGGAGAGACAAAGAAAACCCTTCCTTCCAAATCTCCAAAGGGCTCCACCTTTATCTTTATAGTTGAACCCTCCTTGGCATAGGGAAGGTACTCTTGAGGCACCTGAAAGACAAACCTTATGGGGTCAAGGGCCACAAGGCGGAAAGTCTGGCTCTGAGGTGTTATATAATCCCCTACATTTACAAACCTTTGGGCTATGTACCCAGAAAAGGGTGCCATTAAAGTGGTTCTCTCAAGGTTTAGCCTTGCATTGCTTAGCTGTGCATAGAGGCTTTTTATAAGCTCCTCTTGGGCTTTTAACTGTGTTTTCACGTTCTCATACTCTTCCCTTGCTATAAGCTCTCTTTCAAACAAAAGCCTTCTTCTTTCCACAATGGCCTTTTGGTTTTCATAATTTGCCTTGGCTTGACTTATCTGGGCTTCTATCTGTCTTACTATGTTTTCATAGTCGGCAGGGTCTATCTTCAAAAGGGGCTGTCCAGCCTTTACAAAACTTCCTTCATCCACAAAAAGGCTAAGGACCCTACCGCTTACCAAGGGTCTAAGCACTATGTCTTTTTCTCCTTCAAAGTATCCCTTTGTGGCATACTCTATAGGAACCTCCTCAGACTTTACGGTGTAAAGGCTAACTACCACCTTTCTTTCTTGGGGCTTTTGCACTTCCTTTTTTTGGCAGGAAAAGACAAAGAGCACCAAAATGCCAAGCCATAAAAACTTCCTCATAATACCTTATATTATAACATACCGACCAGTCGGTCGGTGATAGAAAAAAGATTTTAAAGAAGTTTAACCTGCTTGATTTTTAGAGGGGATGGTATATATTATACCTTTAAACATATGATGACAGAAAGGGTAGAAGAAAAACTGGATTTAGGCAGTTTTGATGAAAAGTTTTATGCCATAGTAGGCCGGGGCGATGAGAACCTAAAATACTTCTCCCAGATATTTGATGTAAAGATTTCCGCCAGAGGAACGGAAATAATCATAAGGGGTGAAGAAGATAAGGTAAGGCTGGTCTATGAGTTTCTAAAGGAAATAATAAAAGACCTAAAAAACTCCACAATGACATCTCAAGAGGTTAGAGAGAGAGCTAAAAACTATCTCCAATCAAAAACTGCTACAGAAACTGTCCAAAAGGAAGAAGTTATACTTATAACACACAGGAAAAAGGCTATAGTTCCAAAAACCCATACACAAAGATTATACATTGATGCCATTAAGAATAACGATATAGTCTTTGGTATTGGGCCTGCTGGAACAGGAAAAACATACTTGGCCATGGCAATGGCTCTTGCACACCTTAAGGCCAATAAGGTCAATAAGATAATACTTACAAGGCCTGCGGTGGAAGCCGGTGAAAAACTTGGCTTTTTACCCGGAGGCATAGCCGAAAAGGTGGACCCTTACTTGAGACCTCTATATGACGCCCTTTACGATATGGTGGATTACGATAAGGCAGGCTATATGCTTGAAAGGAACATAATAGAAATAGCACCCCTTGCCTTTATGAGGGGTAGGACCCTTAACGATGCCTTTATCATACTGGATGAGGCACAAAACTCAACAAAAGAACAGATGAAGATGTTCCTTACAAGGATAGGCTTTGGGTCAAAGGTGGTGATCACTGGAGATATTACACAGATAGACCTTCCAAAAAGGGAACAATCGGGGCTTGTAGAAGCTATAAAAGTTCTAAAAGGCATAGAAGGCATCAGCTTTGTATGGTTTAAAGAAGAGGATGTGGTAAGGCATCCTATAGTAGCGAGGATTATAAAAGCTTATGAAGAGTTTGAAAGGTCAAAAGAAGAACAAAGTACTGGTAAGGAAGGAGAAAGGGAATCTTCCCGTCAGGTGGATTAAGGATATAGTCAATAAATTATTAGACTTACAGGGGCTTAAGGGTATTGAGGTAAGTCTTTATTTTACAGACGATGATACCATAAGAGAGCTAAACAAAACCTACAGAGGCAAGAATAAGGCCACGGATGTACTTTCTTTTATCTTTGACGAGCCAGCGGGCCATTATAGGCTTTTGGGAGAAATAGTTATATCTGTGGATACAGCTCGGAAGCAGGCCAAGGAAATAGGCCATAGCCTTGAAGAAGAGATAAAAAGGCTTGTTGTGCATGGATTTGTGCATCTTTTGGGCTACGACCATGAGCTTGGTGGAGAGGAAGAGAGGAAGTTTAAAGAGCTGGAAGATAAGCTTTTGAATTCTCTATAATCTTCCTTATGCCCAATTATGTAATGCTTTTATCCTTTGTGGGGACTAACTTTCATGGCTGGCAGATACAGCCCCAATTGAGGACAGTTCAAGGAGTGCTAAAGGAAAGCATAGAAAGGCTATTCCAAGAGCCTATAAGGCTTATAGGTTGTTGCAGGACCGACGCCGGAGTTCATGCAAAGGAGTATGTGGCGAACTTTTATGCAGAGCGCACTTTTAATACGGATACATTGCTTAAGGCTCTAAATTCCTTGCTTCCAGAGGATATAGGGATAAAAAAGGTCTGGGTTCAAGAGGGCTTTAATGCACGATACGGCGTAAAGGGCAAGGTTTATCTCTATAGGATTCTGAACACCCATGCCAGAGACCCTTTTCTGGAACCCTTCTGTTGGAGAATTCCATATAGGCTTGACTATGAGAAAATGGCCTTGGCTTCTGAGCTTTTTGTGGGCCTTCATGACTTTTCTGCCTTTGCCAAGCTGGAGGAAGAAAAGAACACGCTTATAAACATTGAAGAGGTGAGCTTAAAAAGGGAGGATGAGCTTATAGAGTTTAGAATTAGGGCAAGGAACTTTTTAAGGTATATGGTAAGGAGGATCGTAGGTAGCTTAGTCCAGTTAGGCCTTGGAAAGTTGGAATTAGAAGATATAAAGAATTATCTACGGGGCAGGGGCATATGCCCCCACACCGCAAAGGCCAAAGGCCTAACCCTTGAAAAGGTTATACTTTAAGGGCATTTGCTGGCATCGTGGGGTGGGCTATCTATAATGTCAAGGAAGGCTTCAAAGGGACCCATGTTCTTCATGGCAACACCTTTGGGACCTTCAAACTTAAGCCTTCCAAACATCATAGCCTTCATGGGGCCGTATTCTTTCCTTCCCATCTCAAGCCACCTTTTTGTCTCGGCATACATAAGGAAATCATCCTTACCCCTTTTGTCCTTGGCAGGTCCACCATATACGCACATGGCCTTACCGCCTTCGTTCTTTATGGTTAGCTGTATCTGTTTTGCTTCTCCGCAGTCCTCCCTGTAAATGAATATCTTCCTCTCTGGAACTGCCACCCAGCTTTCGCTTTTGCCAAGCTGTTCTACAAGTTGTGGAGTTTTGTTCCACGCTTCACACAAGGCCTTTGCATATTCTCCGCCCATAAAGACTGG
Proteins encoded in this region:
- a CDS encoding efflux RND transporter periplasmic adaptor subunit, giving the protein MRKFLWLGILVLFVFSCQKKEVQKPQERKVVVSLYTVKSEEVPIEYATKGYFEGEKDIVLRPLVSGRVLSLFVDEGSFVKAGQPLLKIDPADYENIVRQIEAQISQAKANYENQKAIVERRRLLFERELIAREEYENVKTQLKAQEELIKSLYAQLSNARLNLERTTLMAPFSGYIAQRFVNVGDYITPQSQTFRLVALDPIRFVFQVPQEYLPYAKEGSTIKIKVEPFGDLEGRVFFVSPVADSSRLITIKAKLSNPKGDLKPGMYGEARLVIKTERAFAVPERAVVLQGNKNILWRIENGVAQAVEVEVLKQGQGSMVYVKGGLKEGDKIALDNAYVLQQGMKVEVR
- a CDS encoding PhoH family protein, producing MMTERVEEKLDLGSFDEKFYAIVGRGDENLKYFSQIFDVKISARGTEIIIRGEEDKVRLVYEFLKEIIKDLKNSTMTSQEVRERAKNYLQSKTATETVQKEEVILITHRKKAIVPKTHTQRLYIDAIKNNDIVFGIGPAGTGKTYLAMAMALAHLKANKVNKIILTRPAVEAGEKLGFLPGGIAEKVDPYLRPLYDALYDMVDYDKAGYMLERNIIEIAPLAFMRGRTLNDAFIILDEAQNSTKEQMKMFLTRIGFGSKVVITGDITQIDLPKREQSGLVEAIKVLKGIEGISFVWFKEEDVVRHPIVARIIKAYEEFERSKEEQSTGKEGERESSRQVD
- the ybeY gene encoding rRNA maturation RNase YbeY encodes the protein MKSLKGQKKNKVLVRKEKGNLPVRWIKDIVNKLLDLQGLKGIEVSLYFTDDDTIRELNKTYRGKNKATDVLSFIFDEPAGHYRLLGEIVISVDTARKQAKEIGHSLEEEIKRLVVHGFVHLLGYDHELGGEEERKFKELEDKLLNSL
- the truA gene encoding tRNA pseudouridine(38-40) synthase TruA; protein product: MPNYVMLLSFVGTNFHGWQIQPQLRTVQGVLKESIERLFQEPIRLIGCCRTDAGVHAKEYVANFYAERTFNTDTLLKALNSLLPEDIGIKKVWVQEGFNARYGVKGKVYLYRILNTHARDPFLEPFCWRIPYRLDYEKMALASELFVGLHDFSAFAKLEEEKNTLINIEEVSLKREDELIEFRIRARNFLRYMVRRIVGSLVQLGLGKLELEDIKNYLRGRGICPHTAKAKGLTLEKVIL
- a CDS encoding SCP2 sterol-binding domain-containing protein, producing MRKVYMALLSISAIAMSTPVFMGGEYAKALCEAWNKTPQLVEQLGKSESWVAVPERKIFIYREDCGEAKQIQLTIKNEGGKAMCVYGGPAKDKRGKDDFLMYAETKRWLEMGRKEYGPMKAMMFGRLKFEGPKGVAMKNMGPFEAFLDIIDSPPHDASKCP